DNA from Saliniramus fredricksonii:
TGGTTTCCATGCGTGGGGCAACCGTCACGGAACCGTCGGCGAAGGCAACGCTCACCTCTTCCGGAACCGTGAAGGACATTTCACCCTTCGCGCCCTTCATCTTCACAATCTGGCCATCGACGCTGGCCGTCACCCCGGACGGCACCGCGACGGGCTTTTTGCCTACTCGAGACATATCTTAAGCTCCCGTTTTTGCTGGCGCCCGGTCAGAAGACCTTGCAGAGCACTTCACCACCGACATTCTGCTCCCGCGCGTCGTGATCGGCCATCACGCCCCGCGAGGTCGACAGGATCACGGTGCCGAGGCCGTCAGCCACGCGCGGCATCGTGTCGATCGACATGTACACGCGCCGCCCCGGCTTCGAGACGCGCTCGATCTTGCGGATCACCGGCTGACCGTCGAAATATTTCAGTTCGATGGTGAATTCGGTGCGTCCGTTGCCAAACTCGGCAGTGGAATAGTCGCGGATATAGCCTTCCGACTTGAGCACCTCAAGCACGCGCGCGCGCAGCTTCGACCCGGGCGTCAGAACGCTCGGACGACGGCGCAGTTGCGCATTGCGGATGCGGGTCAGCATATCCCCGAGCGGATCGGTCATCGCCATGAGATCTCTCCTTACCAGCTGGACTTGACGAGACCCGGGATCAGACCGCGCGAGCCGAGCTCACGCAGCGCGATACGGGACATGCCGAGTTTGCGGTAATAGGCGCGGGGGCGCCCGGTGACCTCGCAGCGATTGACGATGCGGGTGGGATTCGCGTTGCGCGGCAGCTCCGCCAGCTTGAGGCGCGCTGCGAAGCG
Protein-coding regions in this window:
- the rpsN gene encoding 30S ribosomal protein S14, which gives rise to MAKKSAIEKNKNRRKLVKKFAGRRARLLAIANDQSLAMEERFAARLKLAELPRNANPTRIVNRCEVTGRPRAYYRKLGMSRIALRELGSRGLIPGLVKSSW
- the rpsH gene encoding 30S ribosomal protein S8, whose translation is MAMTDPLGDMLTRIRNAQLRRRPSVLTPGSKLRARVLEVLKSEGYIRDYSTAEFGNGRTEFTIELKYFDGQPVIRKIERVSKPGRRVYMSIDTMPRVADGLGTVILSTSRGVMADHDAREQNVGGEVLCKVF